A single genomic interval of Deltaproteobacteria bacterium harbors:
- a CDS encoding response regulator, whose protein sequence is MAALPPNDAPCVLVVDDDPAVIYAARALLARRGCRVEAAFKGLDAVARARAGGVEAVLLDVEMPEVNGLSVLAELRALDRTPRVVLMTDGPSQAAREAVERGEAVALLRKPVDFAHAHALITGRVPEQPIEIKLDPNRAAYPTVRDALEGRALQLAQEAPLPPGTPVTVRVPHGSRRSIDVTGTATTARGVKHLVVKLAPLTPAVRGELGELLRRGAGASSSRPPSRKQPAVRTAKEGRARELYQRGMRRLEQGRYAQAQQDLAGARELAQKPEYAAAEKRAQQLLGATRARALIRKARTLAIAEPREALAQLEEAIRLEPARASTHLEAAQLLLQLGEDLPRAEERLGAAIHLAPSDTVPRLHLARLLERTGRMQEALWACDAALSLFPGDAELRQTSERLRRKVSSLAAVRGRRAS, encoded by the coding sequence CAAGGGCCTGGATGCCGTGGCGCGGGCGCGGGCGGGTGGCGTGGAGGCCGTCCTGCTCGATGTGGAGATGCCCGAAGTGAATGGGCTGTCGGTGCTCGCCGAGCTGCGTGCGCTGGATCGCACGCCGCGCGTGGTGCTCATGACCGACGGGCCGTCGCAGGCTGCGCGCGAGGCCGTGGAGCGCGGCGAGGCGGTGGCGCTGCTGCGCAAGCCGGTCGACTTCGCGCACGCGCACGCGCTGATCACCGGTCGCGTTCCCGAGCAGCCCATCGAGATCAAGCTGGATCCGAACCGTGCCGCGTATCCCACCGTTCGCGACGCGCTCGAGGGCCGCGCGCTGCAGCTCGCGCAGGAGGCGCCGCTGCCGCCGGGGACGCCGGTGACGGTGCGCGTGCCCCACGGCTCCCGACGGTCCATCGACGTGACCGGCACGGCGACCACCGCGCGCGGTGTGAAGCACCTGGTGGTCAAGCTCGCGCCGCTGACGCCGGCGGTTCGCGGCGAGCTGGGCGAGCTCTTGCGGCGGGGCGCGGGGGCGTCGTCGTCGCGGCCGCCGTCGCGAAAGCAGCCCGCAGTTCGCACTGCCAAGGAAGGCCGCGCCCGCGAGCTCTACCAGCGCGGCATGCGGCGCCTGGAGCAGGGGCGCTACGCGCAGGCCCAGCAGGATCTCGCCGGCGCGCGCGAGCTCGCCCAGAAGCCCGAGTACGCCGCTGCGGAGAAGCGCGCGCAGCAGCTGCTCGGCGCCACGCGTGCGCGGGCGCTCATCCGCAAGGCGCGCACGCTGGCCATCGCCGAGCCCCGTGAAGCCTTGGCGCAGCTCGAGGAGGCCATTCGACTCGAGCCCGCGCGCGCATCCACCCACCTCGAGGCCGCCCAGCTCCTGCTCCAGCTCGGCGAAGACCTGCCTCGCGCCGAAGAGCGCCTGGGTGCGGCGATCCACCTCGCGCCGAGCGACACCGTGCCTCGGCTTCACCTGGCGCGGCTCCTCGAGCGCACGGGCCGGATGCAGGAGGCGCTCTGGGCCTGCGATGCCGCGCTGTCGCTGTTCCCCGGCGACGCCGAGCTCCGTCAGACGAGCGAGCGGCTGCGGCGCAAGGTGAGCTCGCTGGCGGCGGTGCGCGGGCGCCGCGCGAGTTGA
- a CDS encoding serine/threonine protein kinase — MAVRKVGTCEITRELGRGGMGVVYEAEQPMLGRKVAVKELPAELAKNKEFVERFKREGKVYASLQHQAIVGVYDLIEKNDAYYLVTEFVDGADLHKLMQQGGPFPPVCAAIVGARVAEALDHVHFHKLLHRDIKPANVMLSRYGEVKLMDFGIAKDQTADDLTREGLLVGSPSYLAPEVLGGERNDAQSEIWALGVMLYELVTGQKPFTGKDQGSLFLAIRRGRFPPVRGVAPNVPSRLARAIERCLRVKAKDRWRSAAELGAELDICAGRFLQNFHPQARLLSLMEQRGYGLPVDNRTAIDAGSLIITIDEDSRSMPAPTRSAAERWARALAATVLAMAAACAGVAYWLHVKS, encoded by the coding sequence ATGGCCGTGCGCAAGGTGGGCACCTGCGAAATCACCCGTGAGCTCGGCCGCGGCGGCATGGGCGTGGTCTACGAGGCCGAGCAGCCCATGCTCGGCCGCAAGGTCGCGGTGAAGGAGCTCCCCGCCGAGCTCGCCAAGAACAAAGAGTTCGTCGAGCGCTTCAAGCGCGAGGGCAAGGTGTACGCCTCGCTGCAGCACCAGGCGATCGTGGGCGTCTACGATCTCATCGAGAAGAACGACGCCTACTACCTCGTCACCGAGTTCGTGGACGGCGCCGACCTGCACAAGCTCATGCAGCAGGGCGGCCCGTTTCCGCCGGTGTGCGCGGCGATCGTCGGTGCGCGCGTGGCCGAGGCCCTCGATCACGTGCACTTCCACAAGCTGCTCCACCGCGACATCAAGCCGGCCAACGTGATGCTCTCCCGCTATGGCGAGGTGAAGCTCATGGACTTCGGCATCGCCAAGGACCAGACCGCGGACGACCTCACCCGCGAGGGCCTGCTGGTGGGCAGCCCCAGCTACCTCGCGCCCGAGGTGCTCGGCGGCGAGCGCAATGACGCTCAGAGCGAGATCTGGGCGCTCGGCGTGATGCTCTATGAGCTCGTCACGGGGCAGAAGCCGTTCACCGGCAAAGACCAGGGCTCGCTCTTCCTCGCCATTCGTCGCGGGCGCTTCCCGCCGGTGCGCGGCGTGGCGCCGAACGTGCCCAGTCGCTTGGCGAGGGCGATCGAGCGCTGCCTCCGCGTGAAGGCGAAGGATCGTTGGCGCAGCGCCGCCGAGCTGGGCGCAGAGCTCGACATCTGCGCGGGCCGCTTCCTGCAGAACTTCCATCCGCAAGCGCGGCTCTTGAGCTTGATGGAGCAGCGCGGCTACGGGTTGCCCGTCGACAACCGCACCGCCATCGATGCGGGCTCGCTGATCATCACCATCGACGAGGACTCACGCTCGATGCCCGCGCCCACGCGCTCGGCGGCGGAGCGTTGGG